Proteins found in one Pagrus major chromosome 20, Pma_NU_1.0 genomic segment:
- the xrcc6 gene encoding X-ray repair cross-complementing protein 6 has product MAEWNAYYRNEDEEEEQEEGEQSGGDYYKITGRDSLVFLVDASKEMFIKGEDGQPSNFDMTMQVVRTVYTSKIISSHRDLVALVFYGTEQSKNPRNSFKHVYVYHDLDEPGAKRVQEVDALRGDKGAKLAAETMGSGETSLGDALWCCANLYSDIKLRLSHKRLMIFTCRDEPHGGDNTKDRQARTKASDLKETGVVIDLLHLMKPGGFDVSPFFRDIVSPPEDESELGLQLEPCDKLEDLQKRVRAKEQKKRAQARLNLCLGEGINVAVGIYSTAVQARKPSAIRLYRETNEPVRSKTRTFHTQTGSLLLPSEIKKAQTYGKRQIVMERDETDAIRKFEDPGMFLIGFKPMEKLKIHHHIRPAVFLYPEEGEVKGSACLFSALLRKCSERNVFALCRCVARRNYAPRFAALVPQKEEVDEGKVQITPPGFNVIYLPYADDMRTLDPPQGPSASQVQVDKMKEIISKLRFKYRSEAFENPVIQQHYRNLEALALDMMAPEETEDLIMPKVEQINNRLGPLAQEFKDLVYPAGYNPESKPAAKRKTADAGGGAEKKPKVEVPEDELRAHVQNGTLGKLTVPVLKEACKQFGVRTTGTKKQELIDALIARLGP; this is encoded by the exons ATGGCAGAGTGGAACGCATACTACCGgaatgaggatgaggaggaagagcaggaggaaggagagcAATCTGGAG GAGATTATTACAAGATCACAGGGAGAGACAGTTTGGTCTTCTTGGTTGATGCCTCCAAGGAAATGTTCATCAAAGGAGAAGATGGACAGCCCTCCAACTTTGACATGACCATGCAG GTTGTGCGCACTGTATACACCAGTAAGATCATCAGTAGTCACAGGGACCTGGTGGCTTTGGTTTTCTACggcacagagcagagcaaaaATCCCAGGAACTCATTCAAGCACGTCTACGTGTACCATGACCTTGATGAACCTG GTGCAAAGCGAGTGCAGGAAGTGGACGCTCTCCGGGGGGATAAAGGTGCCAAGCTAGCAGCAGAGACCATGGGCAGCGGGGAGACGTCATTAGGTGACGCCCTGTGGTGCTGTGCCAACCTCTACAGTGACATCAAGCTACGCCTCTCTCACAAGCGGCTCATGATCTTCACCTGCAGGGATGAACCACACGGGGGCGACAATACAAAGGACCGACAGGCTCGCACCAAGGCCAGTGACCTCAAAGAGACCG GTGTTGTCATAGACTTACTCCATCTGATGAAACCGGGCGGCTTCGATGTCTCACCCTTTTTTCGTGACATTGTAAGTCCTCCTGAGGATGAGAGCGAGTTGGGGCTGCAGCTGGAGCCTTGTGACAAACTGGAGGACCTCCAGAAGAGGGTGCGGGCCAAAGAGCAGAAGAAAAGAGCCCAGGCCAG GTTAAACCTGTGTCTTGGTGAGGGCATAAACGTAGCTGTGGGAATTTATTCAACAGCTGTACAGGCTCGGAAACCATCAGCCATTAGACTTTACAGGGAAACCAATGAGCCGGTCCGTAGCAAAACCCGAACCTTCCACACCCAGACAGGCAGCCTGCTGCTGCCCAGTGAGATAAAGAAAGCCCAG ACGTACGGTAAGAGGCAGATAGTGATGGAGAGGGATGAGACCGACGCCATCAGGAAGTTTGAAGATCCTGGAATGTTTCTGATCGGGTTCAAACCGATGGAAAAGCTCAAAATTCACCACCATATCCGACCTGCTGTCTTCCTCTATCCTGAGGAGGGCGAAGTGAAAG GCAGTGCATGTCTGTTCTCTGCTTTGTTGAGGAAGTGCAGCGAGAGGAACGTGTTCGCTCTGTGTCGCTGTGTTGCTCGCCGAAACTATGCACCTCGATTTGCTGCCCTGGTGCCTCAGAAAGAAGAGGTGGACGAGGGGAAAGTACAGATTACACCACCAG GTTTTAACGTCATCTACCTGCCATACGCTGACGACATGCGAACTCTGGATCCTCCCCAGGGCCCATCTGCCTCACAAGTACAGGTGGACAAGATGAAGGAGATCATCTCCAAGCTGCGCTTTAAATACAG GAGTGAGGCTTTCGAGAATCCAGTCATccagcagcattacaggaacCTGGAGGCCTTGGCTCTGGATATgatggctccagaggaaacagaggaccTCATCA TGCCAAAGGTTGAGCAGATTAACAACCGACTGGGTCCTTTGGCTCAGGAGTTTAAAGATCTCGTCTACCCTGCTGGCTACAACCCTGAGAGCAAACCAGCTGCCAAACGCAAAACAG CTGATGCCGGAGGCGGAGCTGAGAAGAAGCCCAAAGTGGAGGTGCCAGAAGACGAGCTGAGGGCCCACGTGCAGAACGGCACCCTGGGAAAACTGACCGTGCCTGTGCTGAAGGAAGCCTGTAAACAGTTTGGGGTTCGGACCACTGGGACCAAGAAGCAGGAGCTGATAGATGCTCTGATTGCCCGGTTGGGCCCCTGA
- the LOC141015250 gene encoding desumoylating isopeptidase 1-like, whose translation MDQTDSYPALLYIYDLSKGMARQLSPVMLGKQLDGIWHTAIVVHGKEYFYGGAGINNCPPGGTALGEPDSIVDLGCTEVTAELFMEYLNSLSESTYGLDKYNVFEHNCNAFSNEVAQFLTGKKIPSYITDLPSEILSTPFGQALRPLLDSVVISPGGNNITGQR comes from the exons ATGGACCAAACCGACTCTTATCCAGCGCTACTGTACATTTACGACTTGTCCAAAGGCATGGCCCGCCAGCTGAGTCCTGTCATGCTAG GGAAACAGCTTGATGGGATTTG GCACACTGCTATTGTGGTCCATGGAAAGGAGTACTTCTATGGAGGAGCGGGTATCAACAACTGTCCACCT GGTGGCACAGCGCTGGGTGAACCGGACTCCATCGTGGACCTTGGCTGCACTGAGGTGACTGCAGAGCTCTTCATGGAGTACCTGAATTCACTGTCAGAGTCCACATACGG GCTTGACAAGTACAACGTGTTTGAGCACAACTGCAACGCTTTCAGCAACGAGGTGGCTCAGTTCCTCACAGGCAAAAAGATCCCATCGTACATCACAGACCTTCCATCTGAAATTCTGTCCAC GCCTTTTGGCCAGGCTCTCCGTCCGTTACTGGATTCTGTCGTCATAAGTCCTGGAGGCAACAACATAACTGGACAGCGATAG
- the LOC141015655 gene encoding uncharacterized protein: MECQCPQENSEDAVTGWWMNSNSVQMGAFTVVGYLLYRFSQTLPALIRWPIRLFCSLTGLSALWGWVSHLVGTLRVIESLFKWLRRIWRFFEGFSSKFKSNTGSSNESETRNCSNKSNLRLILLGPAGGGRTSLAQTLLGNNETRTPMGPLMESTKRWTVMDGEEVTVIDTPDLLGPSLGSSMRAREALRSLQLTSPGPHAFLLVIRAPASSIGIDQDGAQAIQTTLELFGDDVAGYIIPVLTHADRLGRRRTVDQLLDVDTGSLKKALSLCVQRPELVDNRPECPLEEQSAMRRQLIGHAMEMKTQRGHFVHELQRREDYIREELLADMSSALAGKLGHM; encoded by the exons ATGgagtgtcagtgtccacaggaGAACTCTGAGGATGCTGTTACAG GCTGGTGGATGAACAGCAACAGTGTCCAGATGGGAGCTTTTACTGTGGTGGGGTATCTTCTCTACAGATTCTCACAGA CACTCCCAGCTCTGATCCGGTGGCCGATTCGTCtgttctgctctctgactg GTCTGTCAGCCCTTTGGGGCTGGGTGAGCCACCTCGTGGGAACCCTTCGTG TAATCGAGAGCCTGTTTAAATGGCTGCGTCGGATTTGGCGGTTTTTCGAAG GATTTTCCTCAAAGTTCAAGTCAAACACAG GGTCATCTAATGAATCAGAGACTCGCAACTGTTCCAACAAATCTAACTTGAGGCTGATCCTTCTGGGACCCGCCGGTGGAGGACGGACCTCCCTGGCACAGACTTTGTTGGGCAACAATGAGACAAGGACACCCATGGGTCCCCTAATGGAGAGTACCAAGAGATGGACAGTAATGGATGGTGAAGAGGTTACAGTGATCGACACCCCAGATCTTTTGGGGCCATCATTGGGGAGCAGCATGAGAGCCAGGGAAGCTCTGAGGAGCCTCCAGCTCACCAGTCCTGGACCACATGCCTTCCTGCTGGTGATCCGCGCTCCTGCCTCCAGTATTGGTATCGATCAGGATGGGGCCCAGGCGATCCAAACCACCCTTGAACTGTTCGGAGACGATGTCGCGGGGTACATCATCCCAGTGCTCACCCATGCAGACCGTCTGGGTCGAAGGCGTACTGTAGATCAGCTGCTGGATGTGGACACTGGAAGTCTGAAAAAGGCTCTGTCTCTATGCGTCCAGAGGCCAGAGCTGGTGGACAACAGGCCAGAGTGCCCCCTGGAGGAGCAGAGTGCGATGCGCAGACAGCTGATAGGGCATGCGATGGAGATGAAGACACAGCGGGGACATTTTGTCCACgagctgcagaggagggaggactACATCAGAGAGGAGCTGCTAGCTGACATGTCCTCTGCACTGGCTGGAAAACTGGGACACATGTAa
- the josd1 gene encoding josephin-1, with product MGSAPYPAGEWKGKGRGGLQELGCMRWKVSKQKGGGGGGEVVAVGVEERRSRDPTDSQQQQQQQQDLSSSSSSLTPPLPPQASLTPPAIYHEKQRRELCALHALNNVFQDGTAFSRDTLQEIYQRLSPSTLVTPHKKSMLGNGNYDVNVIMAALQTRGFEAVWWDKRRDVGSIELSNVTGFILNVPSNLRWGPLRLPLKRQHWIGVREVGGVYYNLDSKLRSPQPIGNPDELRKFLRQQLRGKNCELLLVVSEEVEAHQTWRSDG from the exons ATGGGGAGCGCTCCGTATCCAGCCGGTGAGTGGAAGGGGAAGGGGCGAGGCGGCCTGCAAGAGCTGGGCTGCATGCGCTGGAAGGTCAGCAAGCAGAAAGGTGGcggtggaggaggggaggttGTGGCGGtgggagtggaggagaggaggtccAGGGATCCCACGgactctcagcagcagcagcagcagcagcaggatctctcatcctcctcttcctcccttaCCCCCCCACTGCCTCCCCAAGCCTCTCTGACACCTCCGGCCATTTATCATGAGAAGCAGCGGAGGGAGCTGTGCGCCCTGCACGCGCTCAATAACGTCTTCCAGGACGGGACGGCCTTCAGTAGGGACACCCTGCAGGAGATATACCAGAG GCTTTCTCCCAGCACTCTGGTGACACCTCACAAGAagagcatgctgggaaatgGGAACTATGATGTTAATGTCATTATGGCAGCCTTGCAGACCCGAGGGTTTGAGGCAGTTTGGTGGGATAAAAGAAG GGATGTAGGCAGCATCGAGCTGTCCAACGTGACCGGCTTCATTCTGAACGTGCCATCCAACCTGCGCTGGGGGCCTCTCCGTCTGCCGCTCAAACGCCAGCACTGGATAGGAGTCAGAGAGGTGGGAGGGGTCTACTACAACTTGGACTCCAAGCTGCGTAGCCCGCAACCCATTGGCAACCCGGATGAGCTCAG GAAGTTTCTACGCCAGCAGCTGCGAGGGAAGAACTGTGAACTCCTATTGGTCGTCtcagaggaagtggaggcacACCAAAC